A genomic window from Synechococcus sp. CBW1107 includes:
- the lptC gene encoding LPS export ABC transporter periplasmic protein LptC: MRTALARALIVGLPLVALLGCERKAIKPKDPQPFVFRSLNLRQQDGKGRPAWELISPQARYDLQRRVARATEPRGVIYAAGKPRYKVEATSGLVINDGEVIQLEGKVRIVVLGPRGSVISGDRVRWTPSRSLMEIDRKPLLTERQSRLSATTARFLLDKDKLELRGTTRLQQPEIDLRVSRADWLADTGALMAAGPVKGERRPAGEKGTVQTVTGSALEGNTREEVVDLLAPVRFVDPSRKAVLEAQRTRWNSKEQVLSTALPFTGVVDQLHVAGDSLRMLLGEKTAIIPSGCRLKQPGERLQARECRWNWGTQAIEARGSVQLERDQNQQITRSEQLFGKVGDKGQAEFTTPGGRVFSELKVPPPSKERRQPAPVTF; encoded by the coding sequence GTGAGGACCGCGCTGGCACGGGCCCTGATCGTCGGACTTCCCCTGGTGGCCTTGCTGGGCTGCGAGCGCAAGGCCATCAAGCCCAAGGACCCCCAACCCTTCGTGTTCCGTTCGCTCAACCTGCGCCAGCAGGATGGCAAGGGTCGCCCCGCCTGGGAGCTCATCAGCCCGCAGGCCCGTTACGACCTGCAGCGCCGCGTGGCCCGCGCCACTGAACCCCGCGGGGTGATCTATGCCGCCGGCAAGCCCCGCTACAAGGTGGAGGCCACCAGTGGCCTGGTGATCAACGACGGGGAGGTCATCCAGCTGGAAGGCAAGGTGCGCATCGTGGTGCTCGGCCCCAGGGGCTCGGTGATCAGTGGTGACCGGGTGCGCTGGACACCGAGCCGGAGCCTGATGGAGATCGACCGGAAGCCTCTGCTCACGGAACGCCAGAGCCGGCTGAGCGCCACCACGGCCCGTTTCCTGCTCGACAAGGACAAGCTGGAGCTGCGGGGCACGACCCGCCTGCAGCAGCCGGAGATCGATCTGCGCGTGAGCCGGGCCGATTGGCTGGCCGACACCGGGGCCCTGATGGCGGCAGGCCCGGTGAAGGGGGAGCGGCGTCCGGCGGGCGAGAAGGGCACCGTCCAGACCGTCACCGGCTCCGCGCTGGAAGGAAACACCCGTGAGGAGGTGGTGGATCTGCTGGCCCCCGTCCGCTTCGTCGATCCCTCCCGCAAGGCGGTGCTCGAGGCCCAGCGCACCCGCTGGAACTCCAAGGAGCAGGTGCTCAGCACGGCCCTGCCCTTCACCGGCGTGGTCGATCAGCTGCACGTGGCCGGCGACTCCCTGAGGATGCTTCTCGGGGAGAAGACGGCGATCATTCCCAGCGGCTGCCGCCTGAAGCAACCCGGCGAGCGGCTTCAGGCCAGGGAATGTCGCTGGAACTGGGGTACCCAGGCCATCGAAGCCCGCGGCTCCGTTCAGCTGGAGCGGGATCAGAACCAGCAGATCACCCGCAGTGAGCAGCTGTTCGGAAAGGTCGGAGACAAGGGCCAGGCGGAGTTCACGACCCCGGGGGGACGGGTGTTCTCGGAACTGAAGGTGCCTCCTCCTTCGAAGGAGCGGCGCCAGCCTGCTCCAGTGACGTTCTGA
- the purS gene encoding phosphoribosylformylglycinamidine synthase subunit PurS — translation MPRFHARVLISLRPSVLDPAGEATRAASIRLGVEGVDRLRIGKAVDLEIEAADADTARSRVELLSDRLLANPVIENWELELSEIPADGAGQPA, via the coding sequence GTGCCACGCTTTCACGCCCGTGTGCTGATCTCTCTGAGGCCCTCGGTTCTCGATCCAGCCGGAGAGGCCACCCGAGCCGCCTCCATCCGCCTGGGGGTGGAGGGGGTGGATCGCCTGCGCATCGGCAAGGCGGTGGACCTGGAGATCGAAGCAGCGGATGCCGACACGGCCCGCTCCCGGGTGGAGTTGCTCAGCGACCGGCTGCTGGCCAATCCCGTGATCGAGAACTGGGAACTGGAGCTCAGCGAGATCCCCGCCGACGGGGCGGGTCAGCCGGCATGA
- a CDS encoding peptidoglycan DD-metalloendopeptidase family protein produces the protein MPVLSLVAVGAIPGIADARRPGFETMPERLDFDPATAALPPAGQPQLLASLPSSFTDKLWVRVRDDISLEELASQLRVQETPLAKLNDVNEDHGFSRGDWVVLPSSKASTAKQLASLDTSELRRSAPLSEPPPLESTGVVRFGDNLVKLAQRYRLSIQDLLRLNPGLEAARLVEGSQIRVSKAGASRSRMVLGLKPVGSGGLSWPDLPGFNRPGEPRTDPNQIGSGWIWPARGVFSSGYGWRWGRMHKGIDIASNVGTPIVAAQGGQVTYAGWHDGGYGYLVEIQHPDGSKSLYGHNSRVLVRVGQQVAQGTQISEMGSTGRSTGPHLHFEIHPPGRGATNPLQFLPGRA, from the coding sequence ATGCCGGTTCTCTCCCTCGTGGCTGTCGGCGCCATCCCTGGCATCGCCGACGCGCGTCGGCCCGGTTTCGAAACGATGCCCGAGCGCCTCGATTTCGACCCTGCGACGGCGGCGCTGCCGCCAGCAGGCCAACCCCAGCTGCTCGCCTCCCTGCCCAGCTCGTTCACCGACAAGCTCTGGGTGCGCGTTCGCGACGACATCAGTCTCGAGGAGCTGGCCAGCCAGCTGCGGGTTCAGGAAACCCCTCTGGCCAAGCTCAACGACGTCAATGAAGACCACGGCTTCAGCCGCGGCGACTGGGTGGTTCTGCCTTCCTCCAAAGCTTCGACGGCCAAGCAGCTCGCCTCCCTCGACACCAGCGAGCTGCGGCGCTCGGCTCCCCTGAGCGAGCCGCCCCCTCTGGAGTCCACCGGTGTGGTGCGCTTCGGCGACAACCTGGTGAAGCTCGCCCAGCGCTACAGGCTCAGCATTCAGGATCTGCTGCGGCTCAACCCCGGCCTCGAAGCGGCCCGTCTGGTTGAAGGAAGTCAGATCCGCGTCTCCAAGGCCGGAGCGTCCCGCTCGCGCATGGTGCTGGGTCTCAAGCCGGTGGGCAGCGGCGGACTCAGCTGGCCCGACCTCCCTGGCTTCAACCGTCCGGGTGAGCCGCGCACGGATCCCAACCAGATCGGCAGTGGCTGGATCTGGCCGGCCCGCGGCGTGTTCAGCTCGGGCTACGGCTGGCGCTGGGGACGGATGCACAAGGGGATCGACATCGCCAGCAACGTGGGAACGCCGATCGTGGCGGCTCAGGGCGGTCAGGTGACCTACGCCGGCTGGCACGACGGGGGTTACGGCTACCTGGTGGAGATCCAGCACCCTGACGGCAGCAAGTCGCTCTACGGACACAACAGCCGTGTGCTGGTGCGGGTGGGCCAGCAGGTGGCCCAGGGCACCCAGATCTCGGAAATGGGCAGCACCGGTCGCAGCACCGGTCCCCATCTTCATTTCGAGATCCACCCCCCTGGACGTGGTGCCACGAATCCGCTTCAATTCCTCCCCGGCAGAGCCTGA
- a CDS encoding peroxiredoxin gives MSRLVGLKAPEFTATAVVDQEFQTVTLSQYRGKYVVLFFYPLDFTFVCPTEITAFSDRYADFTSRNTEVLGVSVDSQFSHLAWVQTDRKQGGLGDIAYPLVADLKKEIASAYNVLDEDAGVALRGLFIIDPDGVIQHATINNLAVGRNVEETLRVLQAFQHVKANPDEVCPANWTPGEKTMNPDPVGSKEFFAAVN, from the coding sequence ATGTCCCGGCTCGTCGGTCTGAAGGCCCCTGAATTCACCGCCACCGCTGTCGTGGATCAGGAGTTCCAGACAGTCACCCTCTCCCAGTACCGCGGCAAGTACGTGGTGCTCTTCTTCTATCCCCTCGATTTCACCTTCGTCTGCCCCACGGAAATCACCGCGTTCAGCGACCGCTACGCCGATTTCACCAGCCGCAACACCGAGGTGCTGGGTGTGTCGGTGGACAGCCAGTTCTCGCACCTGGCCTGGGTCCAGACCGATCGGAAGCAGGGTGGCCTCGGGGACATCGCCTATCCCCTGGTGGCCGACCTCAAGAAGGAGATCGCTTCTGCCTACAACGTTCTCGATGAAGATGCCGGTGTGGCCCTGCGCGGTCTGTTCATCATCGATCCCGACGGTGTGATTCAGCACGCCACCATCAACAACCTGGCCGTGGGCCGCAACGTCGAAGAGACGCTGAGGGTCCTTCAGGCCTTCCAGCATGTCAAGGCCAACCCCGATGAGGTCTGCCCCGCCAACTGGACACCGGGCGAGAAGACCATGAATCCTGACCCCGTCGGCAGCAAGGAGTTCTTCGCCGCGGTCAACTGA
- the purQ gene encoding phosphoribosylformylglycinamidine synthase subunit PurQ, giving the protein MTIGVVVFPGSNCDRDVGWAAEGCLGLPTRFLWHEDRGLSGLDAVVLPGGFSYGDYLRCGAIARFAPVLEDVADYAARGGPVLGICNGFQVLTELGLLPGALTRNSRLHFLCEPTALSVRPGSCRWLSGYGEGEVITLPIAHGEGRYQCEPATLEAMEQAGQVVLRYQNNPNGSVGDVAGLCNAAGNVLGLMPHPERACDPRLGGIDGQRLFASLLS; this is encoded by the coding sequence ATGACGATCGGTGTGGTGGTCTTCCCCGGCTCCAACTGCGACCGGGACGTGGGCTGGGCGGCCGAAGGCTGCCTGGGACTTCCGACCCGCTTCCTCTGGCACGAGGATCGTGGTCTGAGCGGGCTGGATGCGGTGGTGCTGCCCGGAGGCTTCAGTTACGGCGATTACCTCCGCTGCGGCGCCATCGCCCGCTTCGCTCCGGTGCTGGAGGACGTGGCGGACTACGCCGCGAGGGGCGGCCCGGTGCTGGGCATCTGCAACGGCTTCCAGGTGCTCACCGAACTGGGCCTGCTCCCCGGTGCCCTCACCCGCAACAGCCGTCTGCACTTCCTCTGTGAACCCACGGCCCTCTCGGTCCGTCCCGGCAGCTGCCGCTGGCTCTCCGGCTATGGGGAGGGCGAAGTCATCACCCTGCCGATCGCCCATGGCGAAGGTCGCTACCAGTGCGAGCCGGCGACTCTCGAGGCCATGGAACAGGCCGGCCAGGTGGTTCTGCGCTACCAGAACAATCCCAACGGTTCCGTGGGCGATGTGGCCGGTCTGTGCAACGCCGCCGGCAACGTGCTCGGACTGATGCCCCACCCGGAGCGGGCCTGCGATCCCCGACTCGGCGGGATCGACGGTCAGCGCCTGTTCGCCAGCCTGCTGAGCTGA
- a CDS encoding cofactor assembly of complex C subunit B — protein sequence MPTPARFTLAAGVVGLGLCLLNQLTATELNPALERAGVLASLMAVGLMLVAVLWTRAVPLAPERVELQGEQGLELDPQMAQDLGLELAWGSRLLLTATPAASLLIHWRGRTLLRRGLLGSSPFEPGEICRRATSCGRAISLVNLKLYPGRDEFHCLPEGTPAVLVQPLGGEGWLLAGGWSPRCFSRSDELWIEGWAEKLRTSLEQAGAAPSKEEAPSVPRTPVPPGS from the coding sequence ATGCCCACCCCGGCCCGTTTCACCCTGGCGGCAGGGGTCGTCGGACTGGGGCTCTGTCTGCTCAATCAGCTCACCGCGACTGAGCTGAACCCGGCTCTGGAGCGCGCCGGGGTGCTCGCCAGCCTGATGGCGGTGGGCCTGATGCTGGTGGCCGTCCTCTGGACCCGGGCGGTGCCACTCGCCCCCGAACGGGTGGAGCTGCAGGGGGAGCAGGGGCTGGAGCTGGATCCCCAGATGGCCCAGGACCTCGGGCTGGAACTGGCCTGGGGGAGCCGTCTGCTGCTCACCGCCACCCCGGCCGCCAGCCTGCTGATCCACTGGCGGGGCAGGACCCTGCTGCGGCGGGGTCTGCTGGGCAGCTCTCCCTTCGAGCCCGGGGAGATCTGCCGTCGGGCCACCAGCTGCGGCCGGGCGATCTCCCTGGTGAACCTGAAGCTCTACCCGGGCCGCGACGAGTTCCACTGCCTGCCTGAGGGCACGCCCGCCGTGCTGGTGCAACCCCTGGGCGGCGAGGGCTGGCTGCTGGCCGGAGGCTGGTCGCCGCGCTGCTTCAGCCGCAGCGATGAGCTCTGGATCGAAGGCTGGGCCGAGAAGCTCAGAACGTCACTGGAGCAGGCTGGCGCCGCTCCTTCGAAGGAGGAGGCACCTTCAGTTCCGAGAACACCCGTCCCCCCGGGGTCGTGA
- a CDS encoding tellurite resistance TerB family protein — MDASQAFAAIALAAVACDGSLGLEEAKALRGALQYRSPYADLSDLAMGELFDSLLADLRQGGVEELVRAAVPVLTGGQRETALAVAAQLVHSDRVVSSSELVFLQSLAVQLDLPGGKAGQILAAIEALNRDSLAS; from the coding sequence ATGGATGCCAGTCAGGCCTTTGCCGCCATCGCCCTGGCTGCGGTCGCCTGCGACGGAAGCCTGGGCCTCGAGGAGGCCAAGGCCCTGCGTGGGGCCCTGCAGTACCGCAGTCCCTACGCCGACCTCTCCGATCTGGCCATGGGTGAACTGTTCGATTCCCTTCTGGCCGACCTGCGCCAGGGGGGAGTGGAGGAGCTGGTCAGGGCCGCCGTGCCGGTTCTGACCGGCGGGCAGCGCGAAACGGCCCTGGCGGTGGCTGCTCAGCTCGTCCACAGCGACCGGGTGGTCAGCTCCAGCGAGCTGGTGTTTCTGCAGAGCCTGGCGGTTCAGCTCGACCTGCCCGGCGGCAAGGCCGGACAGATCCTCGCGGCGATTGAGGCCCTGAACCGCGACAGCCTGGCCAGCTGA
- the psb32 gene encoding photosystem II repair protein Psb32 — protein sequence MRLPIRVLASLTALVVSLLAAVPAAWAVGIRDLPTPPTSQHLIDTAGLFSRATSAELERRLADLESAHVQARLLTVPRLDYGLELDALGRQALETWSAEEPSSGASLLVLIDAQTNTAAVVASPELLEQLPASLLRDTAASTMAVPLRLGTRYRQASLDALDRLGTVLQGGEDPGPPVEETAAPVVSNIPTREETANSNGFQWVIVLLVVGTIVPMLTWWVFSR from the coding sequence GTGCGTCTGCCGATCCGAGTCCTGGCTTCGCTCACCGCCCTGGTGGTGTCCCTTCTGGCCGCTGTCCCCGCCGCCTGGGCCGTGGGAATCCGCGACCTGCCCACGCCACCGACCTCGCAGCATCTGATCGATACGGCCGGGCTGTTCAGCCGCGCCACCTCGGCGGAGCTGGAGCGTCGCCTGGCCGATCTGGAGAGTGCCCACGTGCAGGCCCGGCTGCTCACGGTTCCCCGCCTCGACTACGGCCTTGAACTCGACGCCCTCGGCAGGCAGGCGCTGGAGACCTGGTCGGCCGAGGAGCCCAGTTCCGGTGCTTCGCTGCTGGTGCTGATCGACGCCCAGACCAACACCGCCGCCGTGGTAGCCAGTCCCGAGCTGCTGGAGCAACTGCCGGCCTCACTGTTGCGCGACACCGCCGCCAGCACCATGGCCGTCCCTCTGCGCCTGGGCACCCGCTACCGCCAGGCCTCCCTCGATGCCCTCGACCGCCTGGGCACCGTGCTGCAGGGCGGTGAGGATCCCGGACCGCCCGTGGAGGAGACAGCCGCCCCCGTGGTGAGCAACATTCCCACCCGCGAGGAGACCGCCAACAGCAACGGTTTTCAGTGGGTGATCGTGCTGCTGGTGGTGGGGACGATCGTGCCGATGCTCACCTGGTGGGTTTTCTCCCGCTGA
- the pxcA gene encoding proton extrusion protein PcxA, translating into MALRDWMGTFGKARSSDLVHRLESAYEAALLIQSIEIEFFADRPVRTDLDLSVPPQVRNQMLRRFRAALQVCRESLEELQPRRHELDSQQQRQLQLVESVEARYSSRQDTISLSRRPDLLPRSLVGAVERVRQQLDPQAEATVVAGFRRRRDTTLVSLRILLLLVLVPLLMQQASRSFVISPLVDRFAPDVPFLSYTKPQLEEVAVEKLRIYKEEIEFAALLKGSVLPTNEELHQALALRAEELKQEADSQSTRAIKNVISDVFALLGFALVCVFGQEEIRVLRGFLDELVYGLSDSAKAFSIILFTDIFVGFHSPEGWTVLLDGVANHFGLPQRENFILLFIATFPVILATIFKYWIFRYLNRVSPSSVATLRNMNGGG; encoded by the coding sequence ATGGCCCTGCGCGACTGGATGGGTACGTTCGGCAAGGCGCGCAGCAGCGATCTTGTTCACCGGCTGGAGAGTGCCTATGAAGCTGCACTGCTGATCCAGAGCATCGAGATCGAGTTCTTCGCCGATCGTCCCGTCCGCACCGATCTGGACCTGAGCGTGCCCCCCCAGGTGCGCAACCAGATGCTGCGCCGGTTCCGGGCGGCCCTGCAGGTCTGCCGCGAAAGCCTCGAGGAGCTCCAGCCCCGCCGCCATGAACTGGATTCCCAGCAGCAGCGTCAGCTGCAGCTGGTCGAGTCCGTCGAAGCCCGCTACAGCTCGCGACAGGACACGATCAGCCTCAGCCGCAGACCGGACCTGCTTCCCCGCAGCCTGGTGGGTGCCGTGGAGCGGGTTCGCCAGCAGCTGGATCCTCAGGCCGAGGCCACCGTGGTGGCGGGTTTCAGGCGCCGGCGCGACACCACGCTGGTGTCCCTGCGCATCCTGCTGCTGCTCGTGCTGGTTCCCCTGCTGATGCAGCAGGCCAGCCGTTCCTTCGTGATCTCCCCCCTGGTGGATCGCTTCGCGCCCGATGTGCCTTTTCTGAGTTACACCAAGCCACAGCTGGAGGAGGTGGCCGTGGAGAAGCTGCGCATCTACAAGGAGGAGATCGAGTTTGCCGCCCTGCTCAAGGGCTCGGTGCTGCCCACCAACGAGGAGCTGCACCAGGCCCTGGCGCTCCGGGCCGAGGAGCTCAAGCAGGAGGCGGACAGTCAGAGCACTCGTGCCATCAAGAACGTGATTTCCGATGTGTTCGCCTTGCTGGGTTTCGCTCTGGTCTGTGTCTTCGGCCAGGAGGAAATCCGTGTTCTGCGAGGGTTCCTCGATGAACTTGTCTATGGGCTGAGCGACAGTGCCAAGGCCTTTTCTATCATTCTATTCACCGATATCTTTGTGGGGTTTCATAGCCCAGAGGGGTGGACTGTTCTGCTTGATGGTGTGGCCAACCACTTTGGTCTGCCGCAGCGAGAGAACTTTATTCTTCTGTTCATCGCCACGTTTCCAGTGATTCTTGCGACGATTTTCAAGTATTGGATCTTCCGCTATCTCAACCGTGTTTCGCCATCCTCTGTGGCCACTCTCCGCAACATGAATGGCGGTGGTTGA
- the metG gene encoding methionine--tRNA ligase, with amino-acid sequence MTYTLTTPLYYVNDKPHLGSAYTTLACDALARFQRLMGRKVVFITGCDEHGLKIQRTAEAAGLTPQAHCDQVSDQYRALWQRWQISHDRFIRTTEPRHRLLVEQFYRRVEAAGDVVEGRQRGWYCVACEEFKDDPPEARTPQCSTHQRPLEWRDELNLFFRLSRYQQAVEDLIQRPGFIAPASRRREVENFVARGLRDFSISRLDLPWGIPVPGHEGHTFYVWFDALLGYLTALLEPGDPPDLGLLGQRGWPASIHVIGKDILRFHAVYWPAMLLSAGLDLPERVFGHGFLTREGQKMGKSLGNVLDPGELLERCGPDAVRWYLLRDIPFGDDGDVQQQRFSDLVNNDLANTIGNLLNRTSSMARRWFDQAVPTPSEAVGSSHPLAQAAQLAREQVIEGMERLDFRQAAVAALQLAISANGYLNDQAPWSRMKQEGQRQQVADDLYAVLEASRQVALLLAPILPDLSARMLLQLNQTLAPSGAAAGGQSGPDGARLPWQERLTWGSLAAGTPLPEPEPVMARLDLDGPL; translated from the coding sequence ATGACTTACACCCTCACCACTCCGCTCTATTACGTCAACGACAAGCCCCATCTCGGCAGCGCTTACACCACGCTGGCCTGTGATGCCCTGGCCCGCTTCCAGCGACTCATGGGGCGGAAGGTGGTGTTCATCACCGGCTGCGATGAGCACGGCCTCAAGATCCAGCGCACCGCCGAGGCGGCCGGGCTCACCCCCCAGGCCCACTGCGACCAGGTCAGCGATCAGTACCGGGCCCTGTGGCAGCGCTGGCAGATCAGCCATGACCGCTTCATCCGCACCACCGAGCCACGTCACCGTCTGCTGGTGGAGCAGTTCTACCGGCGGGTGGAAGCGGCCGGTGATGTGGTGGAGGGGCGCCAGCGGGGCTGGTACTGCGTGGCCTGCGAGGAATTCAAGGACGACCCTCCCGAGGCCCGCACGCCCCAGTGCAGCACCCACCAGCGGCCCCTGGAATGGCGTGACGAACTCAATCTCTTCTTCCGGCTCTCCCGCTACCAGCAGGCGGTCGAGGACCTGATCCAGCGACCGGGCTTCATCGCTCCCGCCAGCCGCCGCAGAGAGGTGGAGAACTTCGTGGCCCGGGGGCTGCGCGATTTTTCGATCTCCCGGCTGGATCTGCCCTGGGGGATTCCCGTGCCCGGGCATGAGGGCCACACGTTCTATGTGTGGTTCGACGCCCTGCTCGGCTACCTCACGGCCCTGCTGGAGCCAGGCGATCCGCCGGATCTGGGTCTCCTGGGCCAGCGGGGCTGGCCGGCGAGCATCCACGTGATCGGCAAGGACATCCTGCGCTTTCATGCGGTCTACTGGCCTGCGATGCTGCTCTCGGCAGGGCTCGACCTGCCCGAGCGGGTGTTCGGCCACGGCTTTCTCACCCGGGAGGGACAGAAGATGGGCAAATCCCTGGGCAACGTGCTCGATCCCGGGGAGCTGCTGGAGCGCTGCGGCCCCGATGCCGTGCGCTGGTATCTGCTGCGCGACATCCCCTTCGGCGACGATGGCGACGTGCAGCAGCAACGCTTCAGCGATCTGGTCAACAACGACCTGGCCAACACGATCGGCAACCTGCTCAACCGCACCTCCTCGATGGCCCGGCGCTGGTTCGATCAGGCTGTTCCCACTCCCAGTGAGGCCGTGGGCAGCAGCCATCCGCTGGCCCAGGCGGCTCAGCTGGCCCGCGAGCAGGTGATCGAAGGCATGGAACGGCTGGATTTCCGCCAGGCCGCCGTCGCCGCCCTGCAGCTCGCCATCAGCGCCAATGGCTACCTCAACGACCAGGCTCCCTGGAGCCGGATGAAGCAGGAGGGTCAGCGGCAGCAGGTGGCCGACGATCTCTATGCGGTGCTGGAGGCCTCCAGGCAGGTGGCGTTGCTGCTGGCCCCGATCCTTCCCGATCTCTCAGCCCGCATGCTGCTTCAGCTGAATCAGACTCTGGCCCCCAGTGGTGCCGCGGCTGGGGGTCAGAGCGGCCCCGATGGCGCTCGGCTCCCGTGGCAGGAGCGCCTGACCTGGGGATCCCTGGCGGCGGGAACCCCACTGCCGGAGCCTGAGCCGGTGATGGCCCGCCTGGACCTGGACGGCCCGCTGTGA
- the cobU gene encoding bifunctional adenosylcobinamide kinase/adenosylcobinamide-phosphate guanylyltransferase, which translates to MAVVEQPAGAGLTLVSGPSRSGKSRWAEHLAAGSGRPVLYVATGALAADDPAWQQRLQLHRRRRPGHWITWEVEGELESALGRAPADHQVLIDSLGTWLAHHLDLEAEAWEQRQLGLLEALVSCCAPLLIVTEETGWGVVPPTAIGGRFRDRLGGLQQRLQPLARASWLVIQGRALDLHALSQAVPDR; encoded by the coding sequence ATGGCGGTGGTTGAGCAGCCTGCCGGGGCCGGACTGACTCTGGTGAGTGGCCCCAGCCGCAGTGGCAAGAGCCGCTGGGCCGAGCATCTGGCGGCCGGCAGCGGCCGTCCGGTGCTCTACGTCGCCACAGGAGCCCTGGCTGCGGATGATCCCGCCTGGCAGCAGCGCCTGCAGCTGCACCGGCGACGCCGACCCGGGCACTGGATCACCTGGGAGGTGGAAGGGGAGCTGGAGTCGGCCCTGGGTCGTGCACCGGCGGATCACCAGGTGCTGATCGATTCCCTCGGCACCTGGCTGGCTCATCATCTCGATCTCGAGGCCGAGGCCTGGGAGCAACGGCAGCTGGGCCTGCTGGAGGCACTGGTGAGCTGCTGCGCCCCCCTGCTGATCGTGACGGAGGAGACCGGCTGGGGTGTGGTGCCTCCCACCGCGATCGGCGGCCGTTTCCGGGACCGGCTGGGCGGCCTGCAACAACGGCTCCAGCCCCTGGCCCGGGCCAGCTGGCTGGTGATCCAGGGTCGCGCTCTGGATCTGCACGCCCTGAGCCAGGCGGTGCCGGACCGTTGA
- the cobW gene encoding cobalamin biosynthesis protein CobW, with protein sequence MAIPTAVPPAPLPGRRLPVTVVTGFLGAGKTTLLRQLLLHSGQRLAVLVNEFGEVGIDGALLRSCGFCPDDELDGRLVELANGCLCCTVQDEFLPTMQILLAQADRLDGIVVETSGLALPEPLVQAFQWPEIRTRTRVNGVVAVVDGEALAQGSVVGDPAALERQRAADPSLDHLSDLEDLFRDQLAAADLVLMSRADRLEASRSEAVQRQLTPLCRPGVQVLPMVRGEVSAELMLGLQRLEPALHGHDPDHDGDHDHHHDHSHVPMQSLALQLPGEFERQALERLLSEQIVEQGILRLKGWLRQSGKPRPLQIQAVGPRLDCWYDRQSVAATGGERPGLELVVLGLHLDRGRLEQALGGAALSPRV encoded by the coding sequence ATGGCGATCCCTACCGCGGTCCCGCCGGCCCCGCTCCCCGGCCGGCGGCTGCCGGTCACCGTCGTGACCGGCTTTCTCGGCGCCGGCAAGACCACGCTGCTGCGCCAGCTGCTGCTCCACAGTGGACAGCGTCTGGCGGTGCTGGTGAATGAGTTCGGCGAGGTGGGCATTGATGGAGCCCTGCTGCGCAGCTGCGGCTTCTGCCCCGACGACGAGCTCGACGGCCGGCTGGTGGAGCTGGCCAACGGCTGCCTCTGCTGCACCGTCCAGGACGAGTTCCTGCCCACCATGCAGATCCTGCTGGCCCAGGCCGATCGCCTCGACGGCATCGTGGTCGAGACCAGCGGTCTGGCCCTGCCCGAGCCGCTGGTGCAGGCCTTTCAGTGGCCCGAGATCCGCACCCGCACCCGCGTCAATGGCGTGGTGGCGGTGGTCGATGGCGAAGCCCTGGCTCAGGGCAGTGTGGTGGGCGATCCGGCGGCCCTGGAGCGCCAGCGGGCGGCCGACCCCAGCCTCGACCACCTCAGTGACCTTGAGGACCTCTTCCGCGATCAGCTGGCGGCGGCGGACCTGGTGCTGATGAGCCGGGCCGATCGGCTCGAGGCCTCCCGCAGCGAGGCCGTTCAGCGGCAGCTGACTCCGCTCTGCCGTCCAGGAGTGCAGGTGCTGCCGATGGTGCGCGGAGAGGTGTCCGCGGAGCTCATGCTCGGCCTGCAGCGCCTGGAGCCGGCCCTCCACGGGCACGACCCGGATCACGACGGTGATCACGACCATCACCACGACCACAGTCATGTGCCGATGCAGTCACTGGCGCTGCAGCTGCCCGGGGAGTTCGAGCGGCAGGCGCTGGAACGCCTTCTGAGCGAGCAGATCGTGGAGCAGGGGATCCTGCGACTCAAGGGCTGGCTGCGTCAGAGCGGCAAGCCGAGGCCCCTGCAGATCCAGGCGGTCGGTCCGCGGCTCGACTGCTGGTACGACCGTCAGAGCGTCGCTGCCACCGGCGGTGAACGCCCGGGCCTGGAGCTGGTGGTGCTGGGGCTGCACCTGGACCGGGGGCGGCTGGAGCAAGCCCTGGGCGGCGCGGCCCTCAGCCCCAGGGTCTGA
- a CDS encoding tRNA (cytidine(34)-2'-O)-methyltransferase, which yields MSALPRVVLYQPQIPPNTGNVARTCAATGAELHLIEPLGFSLDDRQLKRAGLDYWPWVPLHVHPGVEALRAEQRRRGGRLLALSSQADQPYQHCRYRSDDWLLFGRESDGLPPELLEQADRRLTIPMPGSVRHGGGVRSLNLSVSVAVVLFEALRQLETGV from the coding sequence TTGAGCGCCCTTCCCCGGGTGGTGCTGTATCAGCCGCAGATTCCGCCCAACACCGGCAATGTGGCCCGCACCTGCGCCGCCACCGGGGCGGAGCTCCACCTGATCGAACCGCTGGGGTTCAGCCTCGACGACCGCCAGCTCAAGCGGGCCGGTCTCGACTACTGGCCCTGGGTGCCGTTGCACGTCCATCCCGGCGTCGAGGCCCTGCGCGCGGAGCAGCGGCGGCGGGGAGGACGGCTGCTGGCGTTGAGCAGCCAGGCCGATCAGCCCTACCAGCATTGCCGTTACCGCAGCGACGACTGGCTGCTCTTCGGCCGGGAGAGCGACGGTCTGCCGCCGGAGCTGCTGGAGCAGGCCGACCGGCGGCTGACGATCCCCATGCCCGGCTCCGTTCGCCATGGCGGCGGGGTGCGCAGCCTCAATCTCTCCGTCTCGGTGGCCGTGGTGCTGTTCGAGGCCCTGCGCCAGCTGGAGACAGGGGTCTGA